One window of Microcoleus vaginatus PCC 9802 genomic DNA carries:
- a CDS encoding multidrug efflux RND transporter permease subunit, translating to MFADFFIKRPVFASVCALIIVLVGAISIPTLPIERFPDISPTQINVTANYSGANAEVVENAVTNILERQINGIEGLKYLTSSSTNSGTSTITATFDTSRNKDIAAVDVQNRVAVAQPQLPDVVQRTGVTVTKQSNSLLLAIGLFTENKEYDTIFLSNYADLYLADTLKRVKGVGDVRIFGERRYAMRLWIDPNKLAARNLTMQDVTRAINEQNLQVGVGRIGQEPAPEGQMYQIDLTAESRLKSPTEFEDIVIKSETNGTLVKLKDVGRAELGAENYNSFLRFRGNDAVGLGIYQLPGSNALNVAQAVKAEMAKLAKNFPPGVIHRIALDTTQFVQESMAEVVKTLFEAVLLVVIVIFVFLQDWRTTIIPTLTIPISLIGTFAFIKAFGFTINSLSLFGLTLATGLVVDDAIIVVENIDRLVRQGMNARQAASESMRELFSAVIATSLVLMAVFVPVAFFPGTTGALYKQFALTIAFSVLLSTFMAVTLTPSLAAILLRPGKKFGGPLGWVFNRINIFLDWTQKKYRDSLIFLTRFKTIVTLLFIASLGFTAWLYLAVPTAFIPEEDQGYFLTIIQGPQGVSLQYTQQVMDKVEQEILKVPEVVGTFSVGGFGFSGNSSNQGIIFTTLKGWEERHGEDQTVQAIIGKLRGKFFSIPEARIFPVNPPAIQGLGQFGGFQFQLQDRKGNSGLDGLVQTMGGILKQANQTPGLQAVFSTFAANTPQLIVEVDRNRAKALDIPINDVFSTLQTALGAQYVNDFNLQQRNYRVYVQADKQFRDNPEDIGKLYVRSGKNEMISLSNLVKITPVVGAQSVNHYNLYRSIEITGTPAPGASSGQALKSMEKVSAEVLPSGFGYEWSGSSLEEIESGGQAPIIFGLGLIFVFLVLAAQYENYVDPFIILLSVPLAILGALLAQSLRGLANDVYCQIGLVMLIGLASKNAILIVEFANQLREQGYSIAKAAVEASQERLRPILMTSLSFVLGIAPLVNPEGAGAASRRSLGNAIAGGMVVSTVLSLFIVPVLYVVVVSARDRFRKRDRLDNLPDDGTIILNGKTTAGEEVERDKVSPF from the coding sequence ATGTTTGCAGATTTCTTTATTAAACGACCAGTCTTTGCTAGCGTCTGCGCCTTAATTATTGTTTTGGTAGGCGCAATCAGCATTCCCACATTGCCGATCGAACGCTTCCCCGACATCAGCCCCACCCAAATCAACGTCACAGCCAACTATAGCGGTGCGAATGCTGAAGTTGTCGAAAATGCGGTAACAAACATCCTAGAAAGGCAAATCAACGGCATTGAAGGACTGAAATATCTAACTTCCAGTAGCACCAACAGTGGAACTAGCACCATTACAGCCACCTTTGATACTTCCCGCAACAAAGATATCGCCGCCGTCGATGTGCAAAATCGAGTTGCAGTTGCTCAACCACAATTGCCAGATGTCGTACAACGCACAGGAGTTACAGTTACAAAACAATCTAACAGCCTGCTGCTGGCTATAGGATTATTTACCGAAAATAAAGAATACGATACCATATTTTTAAGCAACTACGCCGACCTCTATTTAGCAGATACTTTAAAAAGAGTAAAAGGCGTGGGCGACGTGCGGATTTTTGGGGAAAGACGCTATGCTATGCGCCTGTGGATAGATCCCAATAAATTGGCGGCTCGTAATCTAACAATGCAAGATGTTACAAGAGCAATTAATGAACAAAACTTGCAAGTTGGTGTAGGAAGAATTGGTCAAGAACCCGCCCCAGAAGGGCAAATGTATCAGATTGATTTGACGGCAGAAAGTCGTCTAAAAAGCCCCACCGAATTTGAAGACATCGTTATTAAAAGCGAAACAAATGGAACTTTAGTTAAGTTAAAAGATGTTGGGAGAGCAGAATTAGGAGCAGAAAATTATAACTCTTTCCTGCGATTTCGAGGGAATGACGCTGTGGGTTTAGGGATTTACCAATTACCCGGAAGTAATGCTCTAAATGTTGCCCAAGCCGTCAAAGCAGAAATGGCAAAATTAGCTAAAAACTTCCCTCCCGGAGTGATACATAGAATCGCACTAGATACGACTCAATTTGTCCAAGAGTCAATGGCAGAAGTAGTCAAAACTCTGTTTGAAGCAGTCTTGCTAGTGGTGATAGTTATTTTTGTGTTTCTGCAAGATTGGCGCACTACGATTATTCCCACCCTCACAATTCCGATTTCGTTGATTGGGACATTTGCCTTTATCAAAGCTTTCGGATTTACGATTAACAGTTTGTCTCTATTTGGTCTTACCTTAGCAACAGGTTTAGTGGTTGATGACGCTATCATCGTAGTCGAAAATATTGACCGTCTAGTCCGCCAAGGTATGAATGCCCGCCAAGCAGCTTCCGAGTCAATGCGGGAACTTTTTAGTGCTGTAATTGCCACTTCCTTAGTATTGATGGCCGTGTTCGTACCAGTGGCATTTTTCCCTGGGACAACGGGAGCACTCTATAAACAATTTGCCCTGACAATTGCTTTTTCAGTCCTGCTTTCTACCTTTATGGCAGTTACTCTTACTCCCTCACTTGCCGCTATATTACTGCGCCCAGGTAAGAAGTTTGGCGGCCCGTTGGGTTGGGTGTTTAACCGGATTAATATTTTTCTGGATTGGACGCAAAAGAAATATAGAGATTCCTTAATATTCTTAACACGATTTAAAACCATTGTTACCCTGTTGTTTATCGCTTCTCTGGGATTCACCGCTTGGCTTTATTTAGCAGTACCGACAGCATTTATCCCAGAGGAAGACCAGGGTTATTTTCTGACAATTATTCAAGGGCCTCAAGGGGTTTCGCTGCAATACACCCAGCAGGTGATGGACAAAGTGGAACAAGAAATCCTCAAAGTTCCTGAAGTTGTGGGGACTTTTTCTGTAGGTGGCTTTGGTTTTAGTGGTAACAGTTCCAACCAGGGGATTATATTTACTACACTTAAAGGCTGGGAAGAACGTCACGGAGAAGATCAAACTGTACAAGCGATTATTGGTAAGTTGCGGGGTAAGTTTTTCTCGATTCCCGAAGCGAGAATTTTCCCCGTGAATCCGCCTGCGATTCAAGGTTTAGGTCAATTTGGGGGTTTCCAATTTCAATTGCAAGACCGCAAAGGTAACAGCGGTTTAGATGGCTTAGTCCAGACTATGGGCGGGATTTTGAAGCAGGCAAATCAGACACCGGGATTGCAAGCGGTATTTAGTACGTTTGCTGCGAATACGCCTCAATTAATTGTGGAGGTTGACCGCAATCGAGCTAAGGCTCTAGATATTCCCATTAATGATGTTTTCAGTACGCTACAAACGGCTCTGGGGGCTCAGTATGTGAATGATTTTAATCTCCAGCAGCGCAATTATCGGGTGTATGTTCAGGCGGATAAACAGTTTCGTGATAACCCTGAAGATATTGGGAAATTGTATGTGCGTTCTGGAAAGAATGAAATGATTTCTTTGAGCAATTTGGTGAAGATAACTCCGGTGGTGGGGGCGCAAAGTGTTAACCACTACAATTTATATAGGTCAATTGAAATTACTGGCACTCCGGCTCCGGGAGCGAGTTCTGGACAGGCGCTAAAATCGATGGAAAAGGTGTCGGCTGAAGTTTTGCCGTCGGGTTTTGGCTATGAATGGTCGGGGAGTTCTTTAGAAGAAATTGAGTCGGGCGGTCAAGCACCGATTATTTTCGGTTTGGGGCTGATTTTTGTGTTTTTGGTGTTGGCGGCTCAGTACGAAAATTATGTCGATCCTTTCATTATTTTGCTATCGGTGCCTCTGGCGATTTTAGGTGCTCTTTTAGCTCAGTCGTTGCGGGGTTTGGCGAATGATGTTTATTGCCAGATTGGTTTGGTGATGTTGATTGGGTTGGCTAGTAAAAATGCGATTTTAATCGTGGAGTTTGCTAACCAGTTACGGGAGCAGGGATATTCAATTGCTAAGGCGGCAGTTGAGGCTTCTCAAGAGCGTTTACGACCGATTTTGATGACTTCTTTATCATTTGTTTTGGGGATTGCTCCTCTGGTTAACCCAGAAGGTGCGGGTGCAGCGAGCCGCCGATCGCTAGGGAATGCGATCGCCGGGGGGATGGTTGTTTCTACTGTCTTGAGTTTGTTTATAGTGCCGGTTCTGTATGTGGTGGTTGTCTCGGCTCGCGATCGCTTTCGGAAGCGCGATCGACTAGACAATCTGCCCGATGATGGCACAATAATTTTGAATGGGAAAACGACTGCAGGCGAGGAGGTAGAACGCGATAAAGTATCGCCGTTTTAA
- a CDS encoding efflux RND transporter periplasmic adaptor subunit gives MSYSKSPESVVEAEEQKSATPELHSTDAGSDRPQDLAPLADRPQPVAKPEQHPTDADSDRPQDFAAVADRPEPVAKPRSRWPLIAALAIATGAAGFGWYSWQSGHNRAQQPAAAAQPPGIPVKLAAVETSSVQDSSEFVSSLEAKRSVEIKPEVEGLVTEIFVKSGDFINKGQAIARMKSDSAQADLRQSQANLIRAQSHLAELQAGARPEEIAQAQAQVAQAQANLAQLRSGSRPEEIGQAQARVSQAEADLADAQTGSLLEDIAQARAQIEASTAEAKLATQQLARYQALAKEGAESANTLEQYTQKEGTAKANLREAQRRFQQRQKNRQAEIERRTAALQQQRQALRQLQNGSRPEEIAKAEAEVAQAKSRLAQLANGTRQEQLDQAQAQVAEAAAQVRGFEVQLQETAVIAPFAGVIGDIPVKVGDYLQKGNAIATLTENQLLDLRLSIPLERQPQLRLGLPVQMLDAQGKAIAQGQISFISPNVSANSQTILAKATFPNPTGELLNLQFVKAKVIWKQNPGILVPVTAVTRLGGETFVFTAQKPEQPQPGAPPLIARQKSVKLGAIEGNNYQVIEGLQAGEKIVTAGILNLTDGVPIMAQQPEVPEEKKTKLPVGSKN, from the coding sequence ATGAGTTATTCTAAATCCCCAGAATCCGTGGTTGAAGCTGAAGAGCAAAAATCTGCCACACCGGAACTGCACTCAACCGATGCAGGCAGCGATCGACCGCAGGATTTGGCCCCCCTTGCCGATCGCCCCCAACCTGTTGCTAAACCCGAACAGCACCCAACCGATGCAGACAGCGATCGACCGCAGGATTTTGCAGCCGTTGCCGATCGCCCCGAACCTGTTGCTAAACCACGATCGCGCTGGCCCTTAATTGCCGCGCTCGCGATCGCCACAGGCGCAGCAGGTTTCGGCTGGTACTCGTGGCAATCGGGTCATAATCGCGCCCAGCAACCGGCAGCAGCAGCCCAACCCCCAGGCATACCAGTCAAGCTTGCAGCCGTAGAAACCAGCTCAGTCCAAGATTCCTCGGAATTTGTCAGCAGCTTAGAGGCCAAGCGTTCGGTAGAAATCAAACCCGAAGTAGAAGGGCTAGTCACGGAGATTTTTGTCAAATCCGGGGACTTCATAAACAAAGGGCAAGCCATCGCCCGCATGAAAAGCGACAGCGCCCAAGCTGACTTGAGGCAATCCCAAGCCAACCTGATTCGCGCTCAATCCCACTTAGCCGAATTGCAAGCAGGAGCCAGGCCCGAAGAAATCGCCCAAGCTCAAGCCCAAGTCGCCCAAGCCCAAGCCAACCTAGCCCAACTGCGATCGGGCTCTCGGCCAGAAGAAATTGGTCAAGCCCAAGCCCGCGTTAGCCAAGCTGAAGCCGACCTCGCCGACGCCCAAACAGGTAGCCTCTTAGAAGACATCGCCCAAGCAAGAGCGCAAATAGAGGCAAGCACAGCCGAAGCAAAGTTAGCCACCCAGCAGCTTGCCAGATATCAGGCATTGGCAAAAGAAGGCGCAGAATCCGCCAACACCCTCGAACAATACACCCAAAAAGAAGGCACCGCCAAAGCCAATCTCCGAGAAGCTCAAAGACGTTTCCAGCAGCGGCAAAAGAACAGACAAGCTGAGATCGAGCGCCGGACAGCAGCCTTGCAACAGCAGCGGCAAGCTTTGCGGCAATTGCAAAACGGTTCGCGCCCAGAGGAAATAGCCAAAGCCGAAGCAGAAGTCGCACAAGCCAAGAGCAGATTAGCGCAGTTAGCCAACGGCACTCGCCAAGAACAGCTCGATCAAGCCCAAGCGCAAGTTGCCGAGGCCGCGGCTCAAGTGCGCGGCTTTGAAGTACAACTACAAGAAACTGCTGTCATCGCGCCCTTCGCGGGAGTCATCGGCGACATACCAGTGAAAGTAGGTGATTACTTGCAAAAAGGTAACGCCATTGCCACCCTGACAGAGAACCAATTGCTAGACTTGCGGTTATCAATTCCTTTGGAACGGCAGCCTCAATTACGCTTAGGGCTGCCAGTACAAATGCTCGACGCTCAAGGTAAGGCGATCGCCCAAGGTCAAATCAGTTTTATCTCCCCCAACGTCAGCGCCAATTCCCAAACAATTTTAGCTAAAGCCACCTTTCCCAACCCCACCGGCGAACTGCTTAATCTCCAGTTTGTAAAAGCTAAAGTCATCTGGAAACAGAACCCCGGAATTTTAGTTCCAGTAACAGCAGTCACTCGCTTAGGTGGAGAAACTTTTGTCTTCACAGCTCAAAAGCCAGAACAGCCACAACCTGGAGCGCCACCTTTAATAGCACGGCAAAAGTCCGTGAAATTGGGAGCCATTGAGGGGAATAATTATCAAGTTATCGAAGGTTTGCAAGCAGGCGAAAAAATTGTTACCGCAGGCATCCTTAACCTCACAGACGGTGTTCCGATTATGGCTCAACAACCAGAGGTACCAGAAGAGAAAAAGACAAAATTACCAGTGGGTAGCAAAAATTAA
- a CDS encoding PadR family transcriptional regulator, protein MLELSALGLLQLQPLHGYRLKQQLELFMSSCISVNYGAIYPLLKRLEERGEISVIAEEAGDAGCPRKIYGITAKGRELWRQKMLEHPQESWVNSGSRFRIKFFFFGNLEPEERLKLLEHRLRACYTRQDYIESLKSEYPLTDDYQFASGDRCKSVLASEIEWLTEQLAKEKSAIAGVRDSPTSPESADSKGKSLQLTHSGDS, encoded by the coding sequence ATGCTTGAATTATCAGCCCTTGGGCTGCTACAGTTGCAACCCCTGCACGGCTATCGGTTAAAGCAACAACTGGAGCTGTTTATGAGCAGTTGCATCAGCGTCAACTACGGAGCGATTTACCCGCTGCTGAAGCGCTTGGAAGAGCGAGGGGAGATTTCGGTAATAGCCGAAGAAGCCGGAGATGCGGGCTGTCCGCGCAAAATCTACGGAATTACCGCCAAAGGGCGCGAACTCTGGCGGCAAAAAATGCTCGAACACCCTCAAGAAAGCTGGGTTAACAGCGGTTCCCGGTTCCGAATTAAGTTTTTCTTTTTTGGTAACTTAGAACCCGAAGAACGGCTGAAGCTATTGGAACACCGCTTGCGAGCCTGTTACACCCGGCAAGACTACATCGAAAGCCTCAAAAGCGAATATCCACTAACCGACGACTATCAATTCGCCTCTGGCGATCGCTGCAAGTCAGTGCTGGCGTCAGAGATAGAGTGGTTAACCGAGCAACTAGCCAAGGAAAAAAGCGCGATCGCCGGAGTTCGTGACTCCCCAACCTCCCCTGAATCCGCCGACTCCAAGGGAAAATCCTTGCAACTCACCCACTCAGGTGACTCATAA
- a CDS encoding DUF4112 domain-containing protein codes for MSRSPIQNSSANTPNKSHVASLRRLRRISHLLDNAIPIPGTKYRIGLDPILGLIPGGGDLISSLFAGYVVFKSAQMGVPQETLVKMATNIVFDTVAGTVPVAGDLLDVTWKANVKNIELLDAHLGSPEPGKKANWLFVAALLLGLMLIVGGVIFLSVMLFGWLFRVVTGR; via the coding sequence ATGTCACGTTCTCCTATACAAAATTCCTCCGCAAATACTCCCAATAAATCTCATGTTGCATCCTTGCGCCGTCTCCGCCGCATCAGCCATTTACTAGACAATGCAATTCCGATTCCCGGCACAAAATACCGCATTGGACTCGATCCGATATTGGGACTTATACCGGGCGGCGGCGATTTAATCAGTTCACTTTTTGCAGGCTATGTTGTCTTCAAGTCCGCTCAAATGGGAGTGCCACAAGAGACTTTAGTCAAAATGGCCACTAACATCGTATTTGATACAGTTGCCGGTACTGTACCCGTTGCCGGAGACTTGTTAGATGTTACTTGGAAAGCTAATGTCAAAAATATAGAATTGCTAGATGCTCATTTAGGTTCCCCCGAACCGGGTAAAAAAGCCAATTGGTTATTTGTTGCGGCTTTGCTGTTGGGTTTGATGTTAATTGTCGGAGGTGTAATTTTCTTGAGCGTGATGCTTTTTGGGTGGTTATTTCGAGTAGTTACAGGGCGTTGA
- the dnaK gene encoding molecular chaperone DnaK, protein MGKVVGIDLGTTNSCVAVMEGGKPTVIANAEGGRTTPSVVAYAKNGDQLVGQIAKRQAVMNAENTFYSVKRFIGRRVDEVTHETTEVSYKVLKVGNSLKLDCPARGKQFAPEEISAQVLRKLVEDASKYLGETVTQAVITVPAYFNDSQRQATKDAGKIAGIEVLRIINEPTAAALAYGLDKKSNETILVFDLGGGTFDVSILEVGDGVFEVLATSGDTHLGGDDFDKKIVDFIANEFQRAEGIDLRKDKQALQRLTEAAEKAKIELSSVTQAEINLPFITATQDGPKHLDTTLTRGKFEELCSDLIDRSRIPVENAIRDAKLDKSAINEVVLVGGSTRIPAVQELVKKILGKEPNQTVNPDEVVAVGAAIQAGVLSGEVKDILLLDVTPLSLGVETLGGVMTKIIPRNTTIPTKKSETFSTAVDGQTNVEIHVLQGEREMANDNKDLGTFRLDGVPPAPRGVPQIEVTFDIDANGILNVAAKDKGTGKEQSISITGASTLPSNEVERMVKEAESNASADKERRERIDRKNQADSLAYQIEKQLAELGDKVPADDKTKVEGLIKDLRDAINSEDDDRIKTLTTELQQAFYAISSNLYQQAGGPTDGPGGPGGPGGYGDGGPTGGGDDVIDADFTEGNK, encoded by the coding sequence GAATTGACTTAGGTACGACAAACTCCTGCGTCGCAGTTATGGAAGGCGGCAAACCCACCGTCATAGCCAACGCCGAAGGGGGTCGCACCACACCTTCTGTAGTAGCATATGCTAAAAATGGCGATCAACTTGTCGGACAAATCGCCAAGCGTCAAGCCGTGATGAACGCCGAAAACACTTTTTACTCAGTAAAACGGTTTATCGGGCGTCGGGTTGATGAAGTAACCCACGAAACCACAGAAGTTTCCTACAAAGTCCTCAAAGTCGGCAACAGCCTCAAACTAGACTGTCCCGCCCGTGGCAAGCAATTTGCCCCAGAAGAAATTTCTGCACAAGTTCTCCGCAAACTGGTAGAAGACGCGAGCAAATACCTCGGCGAAACTGTTACCCAAGCGGTAATTACTGTTCCCGCTTACTTCAACGACTCCCAGCGCCAAGCTACCAAAGACGCGGGAAAAATTGCCGGTATAGAAGTGCTGCGGATTATTAACGAACCTACAGCAGCAGCTTTAGCCTACGGATTAGATAAAAAGAGCAACGAAACCATCCTCGTATTTGACTTAGGTGGCGGTACTTTCGACGTATCTATTCTAGAAGTTGGCGACGGCGTGTTTGAAGTGCTGGCCACTTCAGGAGACACTCACCTCGGCGGTGACGATTTTGATAAAAAAATTGTTGATTTCATCGCTAACGAATTCCAAAGAGCCGAAGGCATTGACCTCCGCAAAGACAAACAAGCACTGCAACGCCTGACGGAAGCAGCAGAAAAAGCCAAGATTGAACTTTCGAGCGTTACCCAAGCAGAAATCAACCTGCCGTTTATTACCGCGACTCAAGACGGGCCAAAACACTTGGACACGACTTTGACGCGGGGCAAGTTTGAAGAACTGTGCTCGGATTTGATCGATCGCTCTCGCATCCCCGTAGAAAACGCGATCCGCGACGCCAAATTAGACAAGTCGGCAATTAATGAAGTCGTCTTAGTTGGTGGTTCTACACGCATTCCTGCTGTGCAAGAACTGGTCAAAAAAATCCTCGGCAAAGAGCCCAACCAAACGGTAAACCCGGATGAAGTGGTCGCAGTCGGTGCAGCAATTCAAGCCGGCGTACTCTCTGGCGAAGTCAAAGACATCTTGTTGCTCGACGTTACCCCGCTGTCTCTGGGCGTCGAAACCTTGGGTGGCGTGATGACCAAAATCATTCCCCGCAACACCACTATTCCTACCAAGAAGTCGGAAACTTTCTCGACTGCTGTAGACGGCCAAACAAACGTGGAAATTCACGTTTTGCAAGGCGAACGAGAAATGGCGAATGATAACAAGGATTTGGGAACCTTCCGCTTAGATGGAGTCCCACCAGCCCCCCGTGGCGTACCTCAAATTGAAGTTACTTTCGATATCGATGCTAACGGTATTTTGAATGTAGCTGCTAAGGATAAAGGTACTGGCAAGGAGCAATCGATTAGCATTACTGGTGCTTCTACTTTGCCCAGCAATGAAGTCGAACGCATGGTGAAGGAAGCCGAATCGAATGCTTCTGCTGACAAGGAACGTCGCGAAAGGATCGATCGCAAAAACCAAGCAGATTCTCTAGCCTATCAAATTGAGAAACAGTTGGCGGAACTGGGTGATAAGGTTCCTGCTGATGACAAGACTAAGGTTGAAGGGTTGATCAAAGACTTGCGCGATGCGATAAATAGTGAAGATGACGATCGCATCAAAACCTTGACAACAGAGTTGCAGCAAGCATTCTACGCTATCAGCAGCAACCTGTACCAGCAAGCAGGCGGCCCAACTGACGGCCCTGGTGGCCCCGGTGGCCCTGGTGGCTATGGAGACGGCGGCCCCACTGGCGGCGGCGACGACGTAATTGACGCCGACTTCACTGAAGGCAACAAATAG